AAGATCTTCGCCCTCAAGAATGCGGCCGCCGACAATGTCGCTCGAATCGTCTCGGAGTTTGTCGACACCGATCAGCGCAAGGTGATCGCCACCCTCGGGACCGGCCAGATCGGGTCGGCGAGCCGTCTGCTCGAGCGCGAGGTCACGATCGTCGGTGACACGAAGACGAACGCCGTACTTGTCACCGCCAGCCCGCGCTATCTCGAGACGCTGACGCAGGTGATCCATGAACTCGATGTCGATCCGCCGCAGGTGCTCATCCAGGTGGTTCTCGCCGAGGTCACCTTGGGCAACTCCGAGGACCTCGGTCTCGAGTTCACTCGCTTCCAGGTGGGAAGCGTCAATGTTGCCGGTGGATTCGGGTTGCCGCGCAGTCCCTTCGCCTCGGGCATCAGCATCCCGGGACTGGCCGGGCTCGCTCCCGCGGTCTTCGGAAGCGCCGGTCTGCCCAACATCGCCATCGGGTCTTCGCAGTTCGATCTTCTACTGAACGCGCTCAAGAGCCAGAATCGCGTGCAACTGCTCTCCAATCCCAGTGTCATGGTGGCGAACAACACGCGAGGCTTCATCCAGGTCGGTGAAACGGTGCGCCTGCCGAACTCGGTGTCCTTCAGCGCGGCCGGCCAGCAGTCCAGCGTCGATCCCGAGGACATCGGTGTGATCCTCAATGTCACGCCTTCGATCAATCCTGACGGCTTTGTCCGCCTCGAAATCGAGCCGGAGATCTCCTTCCTTTCGAAGGAGACGACACAGATCAGCGAGAACTTCGAGTCACCGGTCATCACCCGTCGACGAGCCAACACGACCGTCACCGTCAAGGATGGTCAGACCGTCGTGATCGGCGGCCTCATCCAGGATCGCTTCGAGCGGATCGACAAGAAGATTCCCTTCCTGGGCGACATCCCGATCGTCGGCTTCCTCTTCAGCAACAAGAGCGAGCAAGTTCAGAAGACGGAACTGCTGATTGTCCTTACGCCGCATGTCGTGCGCTCTCCGGAGTCCGCCCGCGAGCGATCGCAGGGCATGCTCGAGAAGCTCTCGCTTCCGCCGTCGCTCAAGCGGCAGATCGAGGTCGGCGAGCTCCAGGGTCTGCACGGCGCCGTCGACGATCAGGGTCGCCTGATCGATCCGATCGGGGCACCGTCCGCGACGAAAGTGCAGGACATTGGCGGTCCGCAGGTTCCGGCAACTCAGGGGAGTAACGGCGGGGGGGGCTCTCGTTGAGTCGGTGTCGAGCGCAGCATCGTTCGCTGTCGCACCCGGCGTGCTGGTGCGGCACGACGCACGCGGGCGGAGCCACGAGTGCCCGAGTTGCAGCCTCGTCGCCACGATCGCATCGGCCTCGGACCGTTCGCGCCGCCCGGGCCGCTCGGAGTGCGTGTGTCGCGAGCGCTCTAGCTCTTGCCCTTCTTCATGTTGCCGGTTGTGTCGAGCGCACCTCCGGCGCGGATGGCCGAGCACCGGTTCCTCAGCCTGTCTCCGCGCCGACGACTCCGAGCGAGGCGCCCGCGAACGCGGTGGTGCTGATCGCTCGCCCCGCAGTGGACACCAACGGCAATCTCTGGCGGGATCGCATCGACCTTACGGTCTATCTCTTCGCGCAGCCCTTCCCGACACCGGTGTTCCGTGAGGGCGAACTCGACTTCTTCATCTATCCGGTGGGTCAGGCTGGTTCGCCCGATGCTCCAGGCGTCCCGCTGCGGAAGTGGACCGTCGATCCGCAGACCATGGCCGCACTGCGCGGCATGTCACTGCCAGGCCCGTGCTACAACCTTGGCCTGAGTCTTCTGGCCGATGGACGCACGGACGAGCTGCCGGTCGACGCCGTCGATCTCGCCGCCGTCTTTCGCGCGCCGGGACAGCCGCCCGTCTGGACGCAAGGCGTCACCACGGTGCAGCTTGGCATGGTGGTTCCGGAGAGTGGCCGTAGCTCCCGCCGCGGAACGGCCACTCAATAGAAGAAGAGGTCATCGCGTGCCTTTCTGGCCCGCGATGCTGCGGCCAGCGGCAATTGGGGATCCTGGATTCGAACCAGGACTAAGTGGTTCAGAGCCACTCGTGCTACCGTTACACCAATCCCCAAGGCACGAATCGAGCCGCGGAGTGTAGCACCTCGCTCTCGGACGGTCGATCCGCAAGATGGACCGGGAACCACGGCATGACTCCGACTGTTCTCATGCGAACGGGCGGAATGCGGGGAGATTGCTGGCTTTCCATTGCGGCAACCTTACGGTTCTCTCGTGAGGCACCGTTCACCCGAACAAGGCACCGTCTGGGCGCTGTCCTTGAACGCCGCGCTCCCGGGGATGGTGTTGGCTCTTCTCGCGCTCTCGGGTTGCGAGGGACGACCGCAAGCGCACCGATCGGGGGATCTCTCGGCCGCGTCGCCTGCGGCGCTCTTGGGAGGTCAGGTGCATGAACCGAGCGGCGCGCGGGACCTCAGCGCCGACCACGATGACTGGGACGCCTTCGACGAGATGGATGAGTGGGGCGCCCGCAACGAGGCGCCGCGCCGATCACAACCGCCTCCACGCCCGCAGGGCAAGCCCTTCAACACCTCCTTGATCGATCGTGACGGCCGCCTTCGTCGCGTCGAGATTCGCATGCTCGATGGAGTTGCGGAGACGCGCGTCGATGGGCGGCTTGTCGCGCCCGAACGAGTGCGCGTGCATCGCCGCAGTGTGGTCGAGGTTCTCGATGAGCGCGGCGCGACCGAGCTCGCCTTCAATCTGCCTCGTGGCATGACCTCCGTCGTACAGACGAAGGCGCCGCGCTGAACCCGTCGGTGCACCCGGCGAGATCGACGACATCAAAGGAGTCGCAACACCGCTGCGGTAGTGCCGCCTCGAGCGCCTCTATCGCCACGCGAGACTGCGACGATCGGTCAGGAGCGTGCCGTCGGGCAGCCTGAGGAACGCGTTGATCTCGACTTCCGACCCAGGGGCGGGCCGAGCCTCGGCGGGCAGGGTCACGCTCAATCGGTAGCTGCGCGTGATGCCCTCGAAGTGACTCAGGTTCGTCCGACGATTTTGAAGGTCGACCGGTCCGACCGTCCAGCGCTGCCCCGCCGACTCAATCTCGGCCCAGAGCCATCCGCTCGTACGGACCTCAAGGCCGTCGGCGTCGAGGCACTCCACCCGGATCTCGAGTTCGGTGGCTTGTCCCGGCGGGCCTGACGCCGCGGCCATTGGAACTCCACCTGAGGGGTCGACGCGGCGTGTGAGCGGGTTGATTCGAATCGAGGCCGCTTCGAACGAGGGCTGGTTGATTCGGTTCGCCGCGCGATCGCCGACCGCCGGATCATGGGGCCGAGCCGTCAGTGCGCCATCCTCCGCACATGCTGCCAGCAGCAGGAGGATCGGCGTCATCCAAAGGAGTTGGCCGCAGGCGCCCTTGGCTCGGCTCGCGCGCATCGACTCCATCACGGTAGCATGGAGTCATGCGCATCACGCTTCGAACCTTCCGGCGTTCACTGCCTGTCGCGTGCGTTCTCCTGGCTGCGTGTGCTTCCGTTGCGGCACAACAGGGGACGGCTTCAACTGCGGTCGCCGCCGGCACCGCGGCACCAGCCGCGGTTGCAGCAACTCCGGCCCCCGCCCAATCCACGCCACCTCCCGCATCGACTCCACCGGCGGCGAGGCCCACGCCACTTCCCGATGGGAGCTTCCGAGATCTGGCCGGCAACCGACTCGTGCCGCCCGCAGCCATGGCGGGAGGCAAGCTCGAGGCGTGTCCTCCCGCCCTCGCCAAGCACCTCGGCCTCGATCCGTCAAAGGTCTCGATGCTGGCCGAGGTCATTCCGGGTCTTCCCGCAGACAAGGCGGGCCTCGAAGTCCACGATCTGATCATCGCGGTGCAAGGTCTTCCCGACGCGGGCGAAGACACCATTCGCTCCGCCATCCGCGCCGCGAAGCCTGGTGATTCGATGGTGGTCACGGCTCGTCGCGGCGACCGCACCTTTTCCGCGACGGTCGTCCTTGAGCCGTGGCACCCCGATCACATGATCCGCCCGCTCATGCCACATCACTTCCAGACGCTGCCGGCATTGCCGCCCCCGGTGCCCGCGACAACGGCCCAGGTTACGGCGCTCGAAGCACGAGTGGCTGCGCTTGAAGCGAAGGTGGCCGAACTGATGCGCCTGATGCAGGCCGGTCACTGACGGAGTCGGCCTCGCGGGCTTCGCGCGGTCCAACGCACTTGGCGTGGTGAGGCCGCAGCTCAACCACACGATGTGGTGCAACGCGGGCGTGGTTGCGCCATCAACGCCGCGGCCTGCTTGAAACAGTGAGTCACGCCACCGGGTCGATGACGCTGTATCGATCAAGATTGAGCGTCACGAGCTCGCCGTCATCCCGACGAAGCTCCAGGCGATCGAGCCAAAGGCGATCGTTACGGGCGTGCGCAAACCAGCTTCCCGTGGTCGCCTGTCGCCAGCGCACCACGGTGCCTTCAACCGCCGTGGTCCAGACCTTCTCGACCTGCGGCATCTGTTGGGTCACACGCACGCGCGTGCCTGGAGCAAGAACCAGCATCTCGACTGACATGGCGGCGAGTATAGGGCGGGGCCGTGGCGCTCCGACAACGGCGGAGCTGCCGGATCACGAGTCGAGTGGCTGCGGGCCCACCACCGCGAGCGTTTCAGCCTTCGACCAGCGATCGGCCATCGGCCCGCGGACATAGGCGTTGAGTGACTCGAAGTCGACCGCGTCGACCTCGGCGGCCAGGTCCTTCAGCGACCGAGGTCGCCCCACGCGAACGATGTCGGCCGCCATGGCGCTGGCCCGTGCCGACATGCTTTCGCCCTGCATGACAAGGTGACTCTTGAATCCCACGACGGCGCGGGCGAACTCATCGGGGGTCACGCCGTCGGCGAGGCGTCGAATCTCCGCTCGAATCTGGCCCAGGGTCTGACGCGCCCGCTCGTGGGTGCTCCCGGCGTAGATCGAGGTGATGCCGAAGTCGCGACCGAGTGTGGCGCTCGAGCCCACGGAGTAGCAGAGCCCTCGCTTCTCACGAACCTCGGTGAAGAGTCGGCTGCTCGTGTCACCGCCGAAGATGCGGACGGCCAATCGATGCCGCAGTGACTCTGGCGCGGATTCGACCGGTGCCCAAAGCCCGAAGGCGAGGTGGGTCTGCGCCGTTGCAGATTGCACATGCACGCTGCCTCCGAGCGGCGGCGCCGCCACACGGGGTTCTTCGCACGAGCCCTCCCATCCGTTGATGAGAGGCTCCAGAACTCCGAGAACCTCGTCAATTCGGATGCGGCCCGCGACGGCAAGAACTGAGCCAGCAGGCTTGGCCCTCCTGAGCCACTCGCCCCTGAGGCGCTCCACCGTCGCTGACTGAATCGCGTCTGCGTGACCGTAGCCCGAGCGGTTGAAGGGGGCGGGGAAGTGGCGCTCCGAGGCGCGGATGAAGGCGACATGCTGCGGCTCGTCGTCGAGACCGGCCAGCGCCTGGAGGGCCAGCCGCTTCACAGGTTCGAGGTGCTCAGGGTCGAAGCGTGGCGCAGTGACCATCGGCGCCACCAGCTTCAAGGTCTCGCCGAGATGCTGCGAGAGCATCGTCGAGTTCAACAGAAAGTGGAACTTGGTCGTCCTCGAGTGACGGTCGGCGCCCAAGCGATCGAACGCCTCGCTGTGCTCACGGCTGCTCATGGAGCCGACGCCGCGAAGGAGGTACTCCGCGATGAGGGCGGAATCGCCGTCACCGGCGGCGCCCTCGAGGTCATAGGAGTTGCCGCCCGGCAAAAGCCATGCGAGGGAGCAACTCTGGACTCCATCGAAGGTCTCGACGGCTACCGTCATGCCGTTCCTGAGCGTGGTGGTCTGGATCATGCGAATCCTCCGGGGCCGTGGGAGTGCTTCAACTCGCTGATCCACTCTTCAACGGTGTGCCACCCGGCAGGCCGGTGGACGAGCCACGAGGAGAGCCGCAGCGCGCCTCGCGCAAAGAGGTCGCGGCTGGTCGCCGCATGGCGAATCTCGATCACCTCGCCGGGACCGGCGAAGGTCACGGTGTGCTCTCCGATGACATCCCCCAGCCTCTGGGCATGGATTCGTTCGGGCGAAATCGGGCGTCCGGCACCGTCGAGAGACTCAGCCAGGGCCTTGGCTGTGCCGGAAGGCGCGTCGAGCTTGTGCCGATGGTGGCGTTCGACGATCTCGATGTCGAACTCCGACCCCAGGAGACGCGCCGCCTCGGCGACCAGTCGACGAGTCACCGCCACCCCGAGCGAGGTGTTCGGCGCCACCATGACCGGCACCGAGCGTGCGGCGTCGCGCAACATGGAGAGTGTCTCCGGGGAGAGTGCGGTGGTTCCGACCAGGAGCGCTGATCGTTTCGTAACTGCCGCTCTCGCCGCAACCTGCGCTCCGCGATCGGAACTGAAGTCGATGATCGCGTCGGCGCTGTCGGATGAGCCGATCCAGCGTTCCGAGTCACCTTGATCAAGCTCGGCGACGATCGTGAATGACCGCGTCTCTGCCGCGCACGCGACGATGCGCCGACCCATGCGACCCTTCGCGCCATGCACCACAATGCGAAGCGCCGGGCGCGGTGTTGCATCACCACCGACATCTGATGGCGACGCGCGCTCAGCGTGCATCGAGACCCCCAACAGGGACATCCTCACCGAATTCTCTGAAGTCGACTTGCATTCGTGGCCGATAAGGGTACAACTCCATGTGGGAGTCTGCTTTCGTTACGCGGGCAGCACTCCTTCACTCCGACACCTACGCGTAACGAAGGGAGCCTGGCACATGGCAGCTCGCAAGAAGGCGAAGAAGAAGGTCGCCAAGAAGGCTGCGAAGAAGACTTCGAAGAAGAAGAAGTCCTCTCGCAAGTAATCTTCTCCGCAGTGAACGAACCGCCGCCGGAGCCGGCTATGTCGGCTCCGGCGGCTTTTTTGCACCATGACATTTCGCCCTGCGCGCATTGCACCGCCACAGGCCCGTGACGCAGGTCTCCACGCTGATTGGTGACGAGCACTTGGCGGCGGGTCCTCGGTGACCGTAGGATTCGCCGCTCCCCCATGGCCCACATCATTGCCGAACCCTGCATCGGAACCAAGGACACCGCGTGCGTCGAGGTGTGCCCGGTCGATTGCATTCATCCCACCAAGAGCGACGGCGATCACGGTGAGAGCAATCAGCTCTTCATCGACCCGGACACCTGCATTGACTGCGGCCTCTGCGTGGACGAGTGCCCTGTTCACGCCATCTTCCCGCAGGATGACCTGCCCGAGGAGTGGCAGAAGTACATCCAGATCAACGCGGACTACTACAAGAGCAAGGCCTGAGTCGTCAGGCTCTGCCCCGCAACCGCGGGTGACCTCGATCAGCGATCGTCGTTCGGAGCTTCCCGGTCAACGCCGCTCGGTGCCGTGGGCTTCTCTGTCCAATCGGGAACATCGCGCCCGAGTTGGAGCTCGCTGGGCATCGTCTTGCGGTAGCCGAGCTTCCGGATGATTTCGAGCACATCCGTCCACGAGGGGAAGGTCTTGTGATTGACGCGCTTGAAGGCATCGATCGCGAGCAGGAAGAGGAACTGCTCGCGGTTCATCTCCCCCTCTTCCGCGCTCTTCACGAAGTCCGTGAGGCGGCGCCCGGGCCCACGGCGGCGCTCGAGGTTGGTCGAACTGGGCGCTTCGAGTTGCCGACGGTCGAGACCCGACCGACGATCAACCACGCTCTTCCAGCGCTCCTGCTCCGATTGCGGATCCGGTTTCCCTTCGGCGTGACTCATGCGTGAAGCACACTGTAGCATCTGAATGGAAACCATCCGAAGAACGCGGCGTGCTCTGGTCCAAGACATTCATCCTGATTGCAGTCGGCGCTGGCGCGATTCTCCTTGGCCGAGGGGCGATCGCCTTCGTGCTGGGTTGGGCCTTTCCGGGTCTGGGTCACTGGTGGCTCGGTGAGCGGCGGCGCGGTCTTCTGGTGGGGGCTGGCGTGCTCGGGCTGTTTCTGGGCGGCCTCCTGATCGGCGGGATCGACGCGGTCGATCAACGGGAGGATGGACCGTGGTTTCTCGCGCAAGCCTGGAACGGTCCAATCGCCTTCGTCGCCGATTTTGCGAATGAGCGTCTGCTTCAGCAGGACCCGCCGCGCGTCGGCGAGTTGATCGCGAGTCCCGGACCGGCTCTGGCACCCGGCGGACCACCGAGCGAGGTGAAGATCAACATCTACAAGGGCGTGGGTGTCGTGAACGACATCGGCATGCTCTACATCGCCCTCGGCGGACTCATGAACCTGGTCGCCATGCTCGACGCCGCCTCTCGAGCGCGTCGCCTTGCCGAGGAGGAGGCATGAGCACCATCGCCTGGATTCCCTTCGTCTCCCCCATGCCGTCGGCTGGAGCGCTCTGGTACCTGCTTGCCGTTCCGCTCGTCTTCTGCGTTGCGATGGTCTGGAAGGCGGTCCGCCTTGGATCGATGGAGCGCTACTGGGCGGCCGTGGTCGTCATGTTCGTGCAGGTGATCGTCGGCATGATCGCCCTCGGTCTAGCGCTGCTCATCCTTGTTCGCCTCATCGTTCCGCTCCTGCCGGTGGAATAGCGCCGTCCAGAGCGCAGCCACGCTCCACCCGACAATGGCCCATGCGAGCGAGAAGATGCCCGTATTGACGAGGAACCCTCGCCAGAGGAAGACGCGCGGAGGTCCGCCGTCGGCGTCGATGAAGCGACCCGCGGCACGGCGAAGACTGTCGCGTCCATCATCCTGCTCCACCTGAAGAGGGAAGATCTGGCTGAGCGAAGTGGTCGTCCATTGACGCGCAGCAATCGGTGCAGGCCAGCCGACGGCCAGTGTCGCCACCCGCGGATTTCCGCCGGCGGGCCATGGGCCCTCCGGTGGAATCGACCATGAGGGAATGTCCATGAGCGTCGGCGCCGCATTCACGAGCGGCGGGCGAAGCCGCTCGCAGTTGATCCATATGAGCCCGAACCGGTCGAGCCTCCGCACGATCCATCCCTCGGTCCCGTTGCGAACGACGATGGAAGTGCTCATCCGCTCCGCCGGACCGGCAGAGATCAGCGCATACGCGGCGAAGGCGAAGGTCGTCGCCGCACCGAGCAGTACAGCCAGAAGCAGAACAATGATCCGGCGCATGATGAGGCGCCGACACCCCGCAGTCGGCTTACGCAGTCAGGTCATCCAGCAGGCGCTGGAGCGCGACCTTCATGCGCTCGGGAGTGTCGTAGGTTCCACGGGCGATCGAGTCACGAATGGCATCGACCTTCGCGGAGCGAACATCGGGAAGAGAACGCAGGCGCTCCAAGTGTCGCGCGTGATCGGAGATCTCCGCTCGATCGGCGGTTGGGCG
This is a stretch of genomic DNA from Phycisphaeraceae bacterium. It encodes these proteins:
- a CDS encoding flagellar biosynthesis anti-sigma factor FlgM; its protein translation is MPDIASIGPSTGPISPVASPRPYGAPAPVEQRPTADRAEISDHARHLERLRSLPDVRSAKVDAIRDSIARGTYDTPERMKVALQRLLDDLTA
- a CDS encoding ferredoxin family protein, with amino-acid sequence MAHIIAEPCIGTKDTACVEVCPVDCIHPTKSDGDHGESNQLFIDPDTCIDCGLCVDECPVHAIFPQDDLPEEWQKYIQINADYYKSKA
- the dapB gene encoding 4-hydroxy-tetrahydrodipicolinate reductase, translated to MSLLGVSMHAERASPSDVGGDATPRPALRIVVHGAKGRMGRRIVACAAETRSFTIVAELDQGDSERWIGSSDSADAIIDFSSDRGAQVAARAAVTKRSALLVGTTALSPETLSMLRDAARSVPVMVAPNTSLGVAVTRRLVAEAARLLGSEFDIEIVERHHRHKLDAPSGTAKALAESLDGAGRPISPERIHAQRLGDVIGEHTVTFAGPGEVIEIRHAATSRDLFARGALRLSSWLVHRPAGWHTVEEWISELKHSHGPGGFA
- a CDS encoding insulinase family protein — protein: MIQTTTLRNGMTVAVETFDGVQSCSLAWLLPGGNSYDLEGAAGDGDSALIAEYLLRGVGSMSSREHSEAFDRLGADRHSRTTKFHFLLNSTMLSQHLGETLKLVAPMVTAPRFDPEHLEPVKRLALQALAGLDDEPQHVAFIRASERHFPAPFNRSGYGHADAIQSATVERLRGEWLRRAKPAGSVLAVAGRIRIDEVLGVLEPLINGWEGSCEEPRVAAPPLGGSVHVQSATAQTHLAFGLWAPVESAPESLRHRLAVRIFGGDTSSRLFTEVREKRGLCYSVGSSATLGRDFGITSIYAGSTHERARQTLGQIRAEIRRLADGVTPDEFARAVVGFKSHLVMQGESMSARASAMAADIVRVGRPRSLKDLAAEVDAVDFESLNAYVRGPMADRWSKAETLAVVGPQPLDS
- a CDS encoding PDZ domain-containing protein — its product is MRITLRTFRRSLPVACVLLAACASVAAQQGTASTAVAAGTAAPAAVAATPAPAQSTPPPASTPPAARPTPLPDGSFRDLAGNRLVPPAAMAGGKLEACPPALAKHLGLDPSKVSMLAEVIPGLPADKAGLEVHDLIIAVQGLPDAGEDTIRSAIRAAKPGDSMVVTARRGDRTFSATVVLEPWHPDHMIRPLMPHHFQTLPALPPPVPATTAQVTALEARVAALEAKVAELMRLMQAGH